A stretch of the Neofelis nebulosa isolate mNeoNeb1 chromosome 1, mNeoNeb1.pri, whole genome shotgun sequence genome encodes the following:
- the LOC131510950 gene encoding ATP synthase subunit g, mitochondrial-like, translating to MAQFVRNLAEKAPALVNAAVTYSKPQLATFWHYAKVELVPPTPAEIPTAIQSLKKIVKSAQTGSFKQLIVKEALLNGLVATEVWMWFYVGEIIGKRGIIGYDV from the coding sequence ATGGCCCAGTTTGTCCGTAACCTTGCGGAGAAGGCCCCGGCGCTGGTAAACGCTGCTGTGACTTACTCGAAGCCTCAATTGGCCACGTTTTGGCACTATGCCAAGGTTGAGCTGGTTCCTCCAACCCCTGCTGAGATCCCTACGGCTATTCAGAGCTTGAAAAAAATAGTCAAGAGCGCTCAAACTGGTAGCTTCAAACAGCTTATAGTTAAGGAAGCTCTGCTGAATGGTTTGGTGGCCACTGAGGTGTGGATGTGGTTTTATGTCGGCGAGATCATAGGCAAGCGTGGCATCATTGGCTATGATGTTTGA